ACATAGAAAATGAGACATCATTCCACCACGAGACCCCTTCCCCCAGTAACCACCAACAATTAAAAGGTCCAGCTCATCCATCAGTCCATTGACATATTCTGGCTTGATTTTTAACCAGCCTTCCCCACGTTTGTCAGGCTTGTAGGTGGACATGGGATCTTTCACCATAATTCCTTCCTCTCTGTTATCTATGGCTTCATTTAAAGCATCAATTACTTCTTTTCTTGTTCTGGCACTTCTCTTATGGACAACATGTATCCTGCCCTTCACTGGGGTAAATACACTACTTAAGATTTCATATCTTTTGCTTAGTACTGCATGCCCCAGCTTCTGATCATTAACCATCAATACATCAAATACACAGAAGCAGGTCTGCAGATCAGAGTCCTCCACCATTCTTTTTATGTcaaatttgtttcctttttgcatAAAAGTTTGTGCCTCAGGATTGTAAGCCATCATTTCACCATCAAGAATGCAATTTTGTATATTGCTCTTAAATACATTATGAATAAATGGCGTTAATGAACCTTCAAGGGGTGAAGCACCAAACTGCTGAGTATAGTCAAACCCATTTCGGGAAAAATACTTGTACACATCCCCATCTTTGTGCATCTGCATACGTTCACCATCCAGCTTAGTTTCTATGTAGAATGTCTGGTTACCCATTTGCTTCTCAATTTGCTGGACATCTGCAATAGCAGCAAGCATTGGTTTAAAGGCAGAAAACAACATGATAGAAACATCACTAAGTGAGACAGAGGGATCATGCAGTTGTCTGCAAACTTTTTCCAAATCAGTCGTAACATTGTGCAATTCTGCAGCATCAggatgaaaaattgaaaatatagTTTGTTGACTAACACCAAGCTTTAGATCCTTTATAATCATTCGAATAAGCCATTTTTgttccagtgctgtgctctgggtaATTAACTGAAGAAGACTTTTCTTTAACTGACCCTTGTTTTTAGCAGCATTATTATTAGCAATCGCATCTAAATGTTCATTGACTTGTTCTACTGTCAGTCTGCCTTGTTTTGGGCTCCTAGGTTTTAGCACAAAGTATGCGATCATTGCAAAATCTCCAGCATCTCCACGTGAGCCCGTAGGTGTTCTGTAATTTAAAAGCTTTGCAGCATCTTTTCCATCTTTTGGTAAACTAAGCAGATCAATATAGAGCTTTGCAAGCATAGTTTCTTTAATTCCATATGccatcctttctctttccaacTGTGGGAGAATAAGCCGCATAGCTGGGTAAAAGGAATCTGTGacatctttctctttttgatgAAGTGCATTGTGGAATTTCCTCCAGGAATCCAGAAAATCCTTGAAATACTTGGTTTTCTCTGGACGAGTTTTGGACTTCTGTATTCGCTCCAGAGTAGAACAGAGATCTGCAAAAGGCACGTGAGAGGCCACCGTTTTTTTAGGAGGAGGCTGTGAAACAGGTGCAGAAGCCATCAGTCTGTTCTTCTGGGAACAAAACAAAGTTATATATTTGTAACAAAACGCCAGCAGGTTATCCTGTCTAAGAAAACCCCGTATCTAATTAGGATTTATGTTTTCTAATTTTCCTACCTAAGATCTAACCACTATCTTAAAGTTCGCCTGCTAAGTCCTCATTTAAGGGTCAAATTGAGCAGCGAGGCTGCGACATTGAAATCCCGGCATCACCTAGACATTGGTCTGCACGGCAGGAGAAGGCATCGCGCTCCCCtcccgctgctgctgcgggaCCTTTCAGTGCTCGGTAACCGATTTCCTCCTCCGCTTTCCCCGAGAACGCAGCCTGGCCCCACACCACCCGCCTCGGTCTCTGCCCCCGGCCGCTCTGTGCCGCCGGAGGGAGCGGTGTCCGGCGGGGCCGGAGAGGGGCCGCACCCCACACGGCCCAGCACGGCGCTGCCATGGCCGCAGCGCGGGGGGAGCGGGCACCTCCCGCTCCGCACGGGAtcacacagccagggacacGGAGGAACGGACACCCCGGGCGGACTCACGGTGAGCCGCGGGTACCTGCGGAGCCAGGCTGACAACCGGCTTCCCACCGCCCCGGAAGAGGAGGGCCAGCCGGTGACGCCACGCTCCTcccccgggccggggcggggaaCGGCGGCGGAGCCCGGGGCGGGGAAAGGCGGGGAGACGAGGGAGAACGGCCGAGCTGTGCCCTGGAAGCGGAACCGCGGCTGCGGTGACTTCCTGCCTCGGGAGGAAGGAGCGGTGGTTGAAGTTGCGCGTCGGGGTCTGCGCTGGCCCGAGGCACCGGCGGCGGCCGCCCGGGAGGATGCGGCGGGTGGGTCTGGCGGGCCTCGGACCCACCGCGGCCGCGGCACGGGACGGGGGCGGTCCCGGCCCCTGAggccgcgccgggccgggggcggcgggggcggccggcgGGTTTGGGGTCCGGTTTGGGTTCTCGCCGGGGCTAAACGCGGCTCGTCCCTAGGGCGGCGGCAGGCGGGACATTGCCCCGGGCGGTGTGCGGCTCCTGTGCCCGCACGACGGAACGTGGCTGCCGAGGCGCTGCTCCCGTGACAGTGCCGATAAAAGTTCCTGCAGGTGCCTCTCTGCGAAGCCCCGGAGACCTTAAGGTTCTTGGCAGCACGGTCTCGCTCCACTGTTCGGTTTGTCTCCACTGCCAGATAGAACAATTCCTGCAAATGGGTGCCTGTCGAAGGCGGGGCCGATGGTAGCTGTAGTGTTCTAAATGGGCCAAGTGATTGTTTTGAAAAGGCTGAATTGGGTGTTTCTCGTCACTCAAAAAGGAAGCAATTTAACAAGCTTCGAAATTGCTGTGTTTTAGCAGCCTAAGTCCCTAGAAAGTTAAGGTTCCAAGTTAAGGTAGAGCCAATcttggtttgttgttgtttgggtttttgttttttgttttttggttttttttacacaCTACCATCGTAATTCGAGACATTGAATCACGATGATACTTTGTACCGTTTGTCAGCTGGGAGGAGAAGTATCACGCCAGTTACGgggaaaacattttcagttGTCGATATGTACAACTTGATGCAGAGCTGGGGATATTGGCTGTTGGAAATGAGCAGGACAAGTGACTCGTTGATTTTAAAGCCAGAGCCATGAAATGTGTGATGCTTAAATTATTGTTACtgtactttttccttttttaggaGTCGCTactttgctgttgttttcctattttttttctttattttttactgaATGTTTCTGTAGGAATTTAGTACTAAGAAAGTGTATTTTTCTGGTCCTTATTAAGCTTGTAGGTTTTCTTCCGGATCACTTCCCCCCCTCTGAAACTAACTTCTTATAGTTGAGGACCTAATATTTCTACTTCCGGAGGTCTTCTGAATAAATATGAGTAAATGTAATGCTTGTGCAAATCTTGTGGGCATCTGGAGGAGGTAGAGTCTAGGAAAAGGAAGTGGAGACAAACAGATGTTGTTAGCTATTTCTTAAGAAAtatatttgattttgtttgtttgtttgtgttgaAATCCAAAGGTTTGCAGTGAGtgttaaggctttttttttttaaagctcttcaATGAGGAAGCAGCCATTAAACACCTGATTGTGCTTCTTAGCACTAACTTTAAAGCTACTTATAAAAGTTAGTTTTAAGGAGAGAATGTAATGTTTTTAAGGACTATGTATAGATGCTATGTTATtgttatatatgtatattattataatattacAGTATTGTAATTGTTATACTTTGTGTTGTGTATATAGTCCAGGACATTTCATTGTGATTCTTGAACTTCATTATAAGATGTTTTCAAGTTCATCAAATGTTTTAAACAAGCATTCAGCTTGAGAGGAGGAGCATGAGATGCACAATTTCATTAGTGAAGCAGTTGTACTTTTTAGGGGGTTTGGCTCTTATCACTTCTTAAACTTCTTTCAAGTAACAAGATAAGCAGTAAATTACATGTGTAATTCAAAACAATTTTACTCAAAATTCATAAATGGAATTGTCTTTCAGGCAGAGATGAAGCCTGGGAAATCATCACATCTAAAGGTAAATGTTTTATGATATGATTAGTGTATGAAAATAATActgtttaatattaaaaatacagacGAAGGCAAAACAACAGAACCTGGGGCAGATACAAGAGTAATTTCAGCTGCCAttcaaaatgaatgaaaaattgttCCCTAGTACTTTAAATATACACTTGAAtttttgtggggcttttttttttcagttgataATGGTGTTAGccatttaaaaatagcattagGGCAAAGTAGAATATTATTAAAATGCCTTGCTCATAAAGAGgtttctttcctgaaaattttTATTGTGAGTGATTTGTATTTTCAGTGGCTACCTAATTTTGGGACTTGTAGCTCATCTGATAGAGGTCTGCAATAGTTCCTAGGCTGTGGAGTCAGCTGTGGAGATGTACAGATACAGGGGGtgggtgtgtatgtgtgtgtatcaACAGGTGTGTATATCCCAACTCAAAGCTGAAGCTCACCACTTCcaaatttcctttctgttttgagAGACAATACAGTTCCATGGCAGTTTAAGCCAAAGGTACAGCAGCAAGTCTTACTTTCCTTAGGTTTTAACCTTGAGTTGGGCTGCATTGCTGTTCCTATGTGGCCATGGTTTCCTCAGTAAAGCTTTGTATTTCAGTACTGTCTTCTGCTTGTTTTGTAAGCTTACGAGCATCGCCAAATAAATAGTTGTAGGAAGTATCGGGATTCCCAAAGTCTCGCCTTTCTAATGCACCTTATCAGagggacaagaggaaaaaattattttagatgaCATTATACTTATTTACCTAGCCTTTTACTTAGTTTAAATAATCAATGATTGTGAAATACTGTGAATGCTGTAAAATGGGATGTGACTTCTTGTTAtagaaaaatcttattttcaaaGTTACAGCAATTCCATGAAATACAATGCTGTAATACAATATTTCTTCCaaaaacaatatatttttttttttagtgaagcAAGAGTGCCCTCCAAAAACTTGAAGGGGTGAATGCTTCTTGGTATCACTGGGACATCAGGATGTTATGGGACAAATCCACAACTCATTGTTGTAGTCTAGGAACAGAAGCAGTCTTGTCTAGAGAGAGGATCAGGTTTGTCCAGGCTGGGTGGGTTGGTGGGTCTACTCTGTTTCTCAAGCTGACCGCATCAGACATCAATACACTGTTACATCAGTCTCATACACTGTTCTCCCACTCTCACACCTTTTCCAGATTATTCTGGCCCCCTGTTAGTCATAAAATCAGAGATGCAAGAGAAATGCACCACATGCTCTTTGCAATTCATGATAGAGTATTTGCATCATAAGATGTTACATTGTAAACTGCTTTGATGGTTTATAACTTCCCATCCAGCACACCAGGAGTGGGAAATAAAGAccaagaagaaattttttgtgtgtgtgtgtgtgtgtgtgtgtgtgtgtgtgtgtgtgtgtgtgtgtgtgtgtgtgtgttgtctTGCAGTATGTTGAACAGTCTCAAATCTCAGCACTTCAAAAAGTGCTGACCTTACTGCTCACTGAATATTACTATATTAGCTTgccctttttatttctgtccttgaaatggaaattttgttCTATTTGTTTCATCTTCTGCTTTCCAAGATAGTGTTTGGAAGGTCTGTTGCTTGGAGCTCCACAAAAAGTGTGGGTTGTAGCTTTATGAAAATGAGATTATATTGATTTGGCTTAGGGTCTCTTCTAGGCTTGTTTGAGAAACCATCCTTTTCTGCTCTAGTGATCTTTTAATTGGTATTTAAAGGTGGGGAGGaacctaggaaaaaaattttatcaTAGTTTCCTAACTTACAAATCTTGCAACAAGATGTGAAGGGCCTGGAAATGAATGGAACAAATGAAGTTTTACACAGATGGGAAAAACATTTTAGTAGTAACGTAATTGTTCAATAAGTCAAAGTGGTCaccttttatttaaatttgtaGTGAGCATGAAACATTTGTGGCTGTGTAGTTTGCTCTTCCCATTAACTACTTGCTGCTTGTTAAGCTTTAGTTGTAGGATGTACTAGCTTTGCAATTCCAGTAGCTAAATATTTGTTtatacctatatatatatatatatatacacacacctatacctatatatatatatcagaaGTAATCACACAGCAGCACTATCTCAGTAGTATAATATTTTGATAATATTAtcctgctgaaataaaaatagaagtgGTGCCCTGCTCGTGAAACTAACATAGCTTATAAAATCAGCTGTGAGTATCAGTCTTCAAATAATAATCCTTAGTGTACATGGGATAGCCATTGCAAAACTTCATCACTTTTATTAATTCTTTGTCTCTTAGTAGTTTTATTTAACAGTGGGTCTCTTACTCTTGCATATATCTTGttgagaaaacatttttgcagtttctttcattttgcaaGAAAGTCAGCAAAATGTTGAATAGTGTAGGTAAGGAGAAATGGTTTTACTGTCTCATTATCAATGTTCTTATACTCTTGAAATATAATGCAGGAAATGTTTGTTAACTTCTTCAGGAAGTTATCTTAGAAATTAAAGTAATTACTTTATATGTCTTGTAATAATTGTGagtttttttcaaggaaaatggATCACAAGAATTAAATTTTCCTATAGACAGTGTTTGTGCATACTTGGATATGGATAATAAGCatgaatttataaataatataagAGAACAAAGTTGAGATAACTGTTCTTTTAGACTACTTTATATTTCACCAGTTTTATGTATTTGGAGTAGATATACTATAGAAAAGCTTAATATCACATTGGGTTTGGTTAATACAAGAATTTTAAGATatgacatatttatttttattttggatttctttctaatttttgCATAAAATAGAGATGGCAGGTTTTCCTGGTCAGATTGGGTGCTCATATCTGTAGAATGCAAAGGCTGTAGCTGCAGAGGTCACCTTTTATCACTCAAGCCTAACAAAATGGCTGGTATAAAATGCTTGCATGCATCTCTGAGTGTCAAACTCCTTTGGAGTTTGAATTCAGATTATTGCTGTGCTATATCATTTTAGGAGATTATAACTTTGTGTCAAAAGTGTACCTATTATATGCTTTATAGCTTAGAGCATATAGTGCTCTTAGTGTTCACACTAAGAGCACTAATCTTAGTGTTCTCAAACAAGTGAGTTTGTGTTGTCCCTTCCATGTAGTGTGATTATTCAGTTCAGTGGTGACTAAATGGTTCTGCAGTTTTTGTGTAGGTTTGGCATATGTTTCCATATGAACTAGGAGTGAATACTGCAAGATCTTGTATGGATGCTGGGAGACATAACTTTTGGTTGGAAAGAAGCTTTAATCCATTATTGTTGACATAACTGTCCTCATGTTatgctgtgtgtgtgcttttgTCATGAGTCTGTTTTCATCTTTGGTATTTTCAGCAGTGCTTTTCATTGACCAGAGAATAATGATTGTTATAAATCAGAAGCAATCAAAattcagcaaaaagaaaaagctgtcaTAAATGTAAATACAATGTGGTATCTAGAGGAGTCTCTCTCTTCTGAGCAGTTCAGTTGTTGCTTTGTAACCTCAGTTGATTGAGATGCTGAAAGGCAGCCACTAACCCATTGCAGTGCTGGGATGTGTGGTGAGCTTCCACTGGCTGCAGAGTGACGTGCACAGACTTACTGCATGCTACTTAGCAACTTAGAAATAAGGgctatttttgtttgtgttctcTGAATTCTAGAGTTACTTGCATGAGCAGCTTTGACAAACTGGTGATACAGTCTGTGTGGTTGTTCCCTTGTTTTGTAGGAAAGTCTGAGGGAAAGCAGAAGTTACTGTGATCTCACTCAACCAGTCTTCTAGTGCTGTTAATGGACTGCCTGCAGAAATACTGTAAATGGGATTTTGAAGAGTTCTAAAGCCTTTCCTTATGATTGCATTTCTGCTTGTTTTACAGTCAGATGGTTTCCAGAAGTTCAAAGGGAGTTTGCCACCAAATTTTACGTTAATGCTGCAATACATTGACTTGCCATTAATCTTCTGCAAGTACAAATGCTTAAATTgctacctttttatttttcctatatttatatgtatacaTTTGGGTTCTTTTGCAGGATTTACTTGGAGTAAAAGATCACTGACTTCTACAATGGAAAAATCATGGATGCTTTGGACCTTTGTTAAAAGATGGCTGCTAGCTTTGGCTTCCTGGTCTTGGAGTCTCTGCCGTATTTGTCTATTGCCCTTGATAGTGACTTTTCACTTGTATGGAGGCATTCTACTCCTTATATTAATATTTGTATCAATAGCGGGTATATTATATAAGTTCCAGGATGTTCTGCTTTACTTTCCTGAACAGCCCTCTTCATCACGCCTTTATGTTCCTATGCCTACTGGTATACCACATGAAAACATCTTCATCAAAACCAAAGATGGAGTTCTTCTCAATCTTATTCTGCTGAGATACACAGGGGACAATGCAGCGTATTCTCCAACCATCATTTACTTTCATGGGAACGCAGGCAACATTGGCCACAGGTTGCCAAATGCTTTGTTGATGCTGGTAAACTTGAAAGTAAACTTAATTCTGGTCGATTATAGAGGGTATGGCAAAAGCGAAGGAGAAGCAAGCGAAGAAGGCTTGTACTTAGATTCTGAGGCTGTCTTAGACTATGTGATGACTCGGTCTGATCTtgataaaacaaaaatttttctttttggccGTTCTTTGGGGGGAGCAGTAGCTATTCACTTAGCTTCTGAAAATTCCCATAGGATTTCTGCCATCGTGGTGGAGAACACCTTTCTTAGCATCCCGTACATGGCCAGCACtttgttctctttctttccGATGAGGTATCTTCCGCTGTGGtgctacaaaaataaatttctatcCTACAGAAAAATCTCCCAGTGCAGAATGCCTTCTCTCTTCATCTCTGGGTTGTCCGACCAGTTAATTCCACCAGTTATGATGAAGCAACTTTATGAATTATCCCCAGCTCGGACTAAGAGATTGGCAATATTTCCTGATGGAACTCACAATGACacttggcagtgccagggttATTTCACTGCACTTGAACAGTTCATCAAAGAAGTAATAAAGAGTCACTCCCCTGAAGAAGTGGCGAAAACATCATCTAACGTAACAATAATATAATTGATATTCTCCTTTGGGGTGGAGTGGGGCAAGTACCTGCACTGTACCTTGATTTGTGATAAGTGGTAAAAGGATGTCTGTTTTTAAATGTATGTCATGTCTGTACTTGCCTAAAGAGTGAAATTAAACTTGGAAAGGTCTGATATTTTATTAAGGTGTTCCAGATAACTTTTACATTTGCAGCATTGTAAATGAACCATTTTATGTCTTTCTCATACTTTTTTGGTATCTCTGTCCATATATTCCACTTGTTTGATATGTACAACAGATGCTATTAAAGAAACTTGCTACAAAAGTAGTACAGAATGTATTTAGAACAACAGGAGGCTCTTTGGTATTCACTGCTGTATGTGTGAGCTTTTTGGACAGCCATGGTTAGCACAATAATTACTTGCTTCTCCTAGAGTTTATTTAAAGTGTGCCATGCATGAGATTagtgttttatttcttgaaatTTTATATTATGCAAAGTGGGAAGATTTTAATGCGCTAAACaatataaaataacataaatgGTAGAGTATACTTGCAGGTATACTATCCTGGGTTATTACTGGTTTCTATGGTTATGCAAACTTATATATGCCAAACTGCAGTTGAAGATGAAAAGATACTTTCCttattttcatttgctgtttgtatTATAATAGTGCACAGAAGGTTGTATGTGCCTGACATCATGACTTCAGGATTTTACCCAGGCAATTTCTTTATAGGAAATAGAAGTAACTTTTTCTGAAAGAGATCAGTGCAATCTAAGCTCCTTTCTGCCTCAAGCTCTCCTCACTAATGCACAGGAAAACTATTTGGTAGTACTAGTCTGCTTGTGCATTTGAGGTGATAATTCTTAAGGCAAAATGGGTGGTCATACAAGGTAAAAGTAGGTTTTTGTGTTCAGATTTTTATGCTGGGGTAGTTAAATGTTTGTACCTTTATTTATACCTCCTAAAGGAACAAATTCAAATAATTACCAGTGATCACATGATTAGAGATAAATGTGTACAGTTGATACAGTAAGGATAAAGAAAATGAGCAGATGGTACTATCATTGAGGGAAGAAAGGCTCTTCAGACACTGATTGACTCCAGCAACAAGCCAAGGCCAAGGGCACAAGGTTCAGCAAGATGAAAGGCAGGGTCCTGCGCGTGAGTCAACCCcatgcagcactacaggctggggaaagAGTGGcttgagagctgctcagcagaaaagAGACTTGGAGGTGCTGGGCAACACCTGCCTGGATGTCAGCCTGCAGTGTGTCCAAGTGgtcaagaaggccaatggcatctTGGCCTGTATCAAAATAGTGTGGCCAGAAGGATCAGGGCAGTGATCCCtttacttggcactggtgaggccacacctcaagtcctgtgctcagttctgggcccttcactacaagaaagactttgaggggctggagcaagtccagagatgggtaacagagctgggaagggtctggagcacaagttgTGTGAGGAGCCACTGAGCGATATGGTGGTGTGTAGTTGAAAGAAAAGGTAGCTCgggggagacctcattgctcTACAACCACTTGAGAGGAGGCTGTAGGAAAGTGAGGGTCAGCCTCTTCTGCCACATTTCAATTAcaaggatgagaggaaatggccttgCATCAAAGAAGGTTCAAATTAGATTTATAAAACaaatttcactgaaagagtAGTTAGCCAATGGACTAAGTTGCCCAGGCAGGTAGTGGAATCAC
The sequence above is a segment of the Haemorhous mexicanus isolate bHaeMex1 chromosome 2, bHaeMex1.pri, whole genome shotgun sequence genome. Coding sequences within it:
- the ABHD13 gene encoding protein ABHD13 codes for the protein MEKSWMLWTFVKRWLLALASWSWSLCRICLLPLIVTFHLYGGILLLILIFVSIAGILYKFQDVLLYFPEQPSSSRLYVPMPTGIPHENIFIKTKDGVLLNLILLRYTGDNAAYSPTIIYFHGNAGNIGHRLPNALLMLVNLKVNLILVDYRGYGKSEGEASEEGLYLDSEAVLDYVMTRSDLDKTKIFLFGRSLGGAVAIHLASENSHRISAIVVENTFLSIPYMASTLFSFFPMRYLPLWCYKNKFLSYRKISQCRMPSLFISGLSDQLIPPVMMKQLYELSPARTKRLAIFPDGTHNDTWQCQGYFTALEQFIKEVIKSHSPEEVAKTSSNVTII
- the LIG4 gene encoding DNA ligase 4; this translates as MASAPVSQPPPKKTVASHVPFADLCSTLERIQKSKTRPEKTKYFKDFLDSWRKFHNALHQKEKDVTDSFYPAMRLILPQLERERMAYGIKETMLAKLYIDLLSLPKDGKDAAKLLNYRTPTGSRGDAGDFAMIAYFVLKPRSPKQGRLTVEQVNEHLDAIANNNAAKNKGQLKKSLLQLITQSTALEQKWLIRMIIKDLKLGVSQQTIFSIFHPDAAELHNVTTDLEKVCRQLHDPSVSLSDVSIMLFSAFKPMLAAIADVQQIEKQMGNQTFYIETKLDGERMQMHKDGDVYKYFSRNGFDYTQQFGASPLEGSLTPFIHNVFKSNIQNCILDGEMMAYNPEAQTFMQKGNKFDIKRMVEDSDLQTCFCVFDVLMVNDQKLGHAVLSKRYEILSSVFTPVKGRIHVVHKRSARTRKEVIDALNEAIDNREEGIMVKDPMSTYKPDKRGEGWLKIKPEYVNGLMDELDLLIVGGYWGKGSRGGMMSHFLCAVAETPPPNEKPTVFHSICRVGSGYTMRELYDLGLKLSKHWKPYHRKDPPGNILCGAEKPEMYIEPCNSVIVQIKAAEIVDSDMYKTDCTLRFPRIEKIREDKEWYECMTSNMLEDLRSKAQGKLASKHLQIDEYDEPHEKKRKTVSKVRKVIGIAEQFKAPDLSSVSKVSNVFEDVEFCVMTGMGKYSKSELESRIAQCGGSVVQNPGPETYCVIVGVENVRVKNIIASNKYDVVSAEWLLQCFQTKMLVPWQPAFMIHMSPDTKEHFAREYDCYGDSYTANTDVVQLKEVFSRMKDNKAIPLDLIAELEERYWCSSCQLGIFRGSTVYVDCYAVVNEPQSKIPGTTLSIRALELRFYGAKVVSHLEEGVSHVVVGEDCSRVEEMKALRRTFGKKFKIVSELWVTHSMEEGVAKNENQYLV